The genomic interval ATTTCAAACCATAGGTAAGCACTCTGATCCCTTGTATAAAAATCAAAGAGACATACAAAACTATATAAATTATAAGAGCATTAACATAATGAATCATATCATACAACTTTAAGAAAGAGTGATAGAAAAAAGACCGAGATTACGATAActaaaaatcaatttggattcatatTTAAAAGGTCAACAATAGAAGCTACAAGACTTACACATAGTACTCATtgacataaaaaaatttataacaatCCCAAGGGAAATTATGTGGACAATTCTAGAAAAGTGTTAGTATAgcatatattataataattaaggATACGATGATGTAACGACAAGAGTGAACTCCAGGTTGATTAACCAAAATGTTTTATATAAACATAGGGTTATATTAAGGATCTACTCTAACTCTCTATCTGTTTACACTAATTATGAATAAACTCACTGGACGCATCCAAGATATGTTAgtgcatgttatttgcagatgatattgtttagGTAGATAGACAAGTGGAGTAAATACTAAGTTCAAATCTTAGTAGTAAACATTAAAAGTTAAAAGAGGAATTTAAGTATGACAACATTAGACGTAATAAGACAACGAGTTACCAATAACTAAAaattttaagtatttaggatatttttacaaaatgatgtaGAGGttaagagatgtcttacatagtaTACAAATTAAATAGTTAAAATGGAAAAGAGCGTTAAGTGCTCGTGATTTTAGAGTACCTCTAAAATTAAAAGAGAAGTTTCACAAAACGAcaattagacctgctatgttatatgaaactGAATGTTAATTAATGACTCGAGCATAAAAGCATAAATGAAAGTCATATAAATAAGGAAGTTAAGGTGAATGTGCGGATATAAAAGGATAAATAGGATAAGAAATAAGAACATTAGATGAAAAGTTGTGCAGTGAAATTTTGAAAGATGCATGTAAAATGGTACGAATGTATATAGACGATCAATAAATACTTGAATTAAGTAATGTGAAACTAGGACAAATACACACATCAAACGAGAGAGAGATCAAAGAAGACTTGATTAGAaatgataaaataagataaaatttatttaaatataaataatgatatagtagAGATAGAGTCTAATGGCGTAAGAGGATCTATATAGCTAACTCTACCTAGTAGGATAAGACTTAGTTGTTTTTTGAGGAAACGTGCAACAATGATTATAGGAGTTGGTGATTGATGGTGGGAGGTGACCAAAGAGTTAGTTTCACTCAACGTTGAAATCAAGAAGCACATGGTGATTGCACACAATAAACACAGAAGTTAGAGTAACAAGAAGTGGTGCTTAGGAGAGCTTTGCAGCAAGTAGCAATGTAGAGGGTCAACACGAGAGTAGAAACAAAGTGGTTGAGTTGCAACTAGTAAAGACAATGAAAGAGCTTGTAGGCTTTGGCAAATTAGTAATCAGCAATTCAATGCCACGAAGCAATTATAGTGATATTTGAGAGCTAGAGATGATGATGCAAGGGCTAGCATGTGGAAGAGAAAATTGAAAGGGAATGTCAACAATCAAATAAAGAAATTTGAGAGACTACTATTCATGAATCATGAGAATGATGAAATCTCGCATTGGAAGGAATTACAGGACCTCAAACAAAAATAACTCCACAAAAGAAACTCAAACTTATActgaaatagaaaatattaactgAAATATGATATAATACTCGAAAGCCTCCCCTTTTATAGACTTATAATAACCCAATTGCTTATAAAAATATGACCTTGTTATCCCAATAGtactaaaaattttctaaaaaaaaaaatctaaacttcagatgttaaagaaaataaaatttaaaagattaaaaattttaaaatgaattttaaagggTTTAAATTGTGACCGTGGTAGAAAGATTCCACTCTGAATTCTCATAGTTTACTCAAGACTATTGATTGAAAGAATGCTGGACATAACACCACAAAAGCAAAATTAACATTACCATGTGCAAGCGACAATGTCATTTTAGAACCTTCTTTATGGATTAAATTCTTTGAATTCCTTCACCACCTGATTCAGAGTAtgcaaagccattttctttatcTGGACAGTTTAATGAAAATAGTTCAAAAGCTAAGAGATCAGAAAGATAATAGCAATTACAGGACATGGTAACAAAATAACTGGAAAGGTTGAATATAAGAGGACCTCGAGTTTATCTTCCTTAGCTCTGTGCTCTTCAGGAAGAGTACGATATTCTTCAGTGAGGTGAATGCACTCGCGGATGTTTTCAGGAGAGACAAAATCTAATGCCACCTTTATGCATGACTGTTGTTTGGCAGAAAACAGGAAACAATTCAGTAGTTGGATTTACTAATATCGGATGAGAAAAAAATCAGTCTTAGAGACATAATTATCACACAAAGTCATCAATGAAAATAACAACCTTCAGATTTCTGACTTGGTGGGGGCATCCAGCAGGGATAAAGACAGCTTCACCAAGTTTTTGCACGAATGTCCAAGGTTCAATTCCTACATAAACCCAGATATGGCATAGCTTGTAAATGTTATAACGATATTCAAGGATATATTACAATTTGCAtttacaaaaaaatattaaatttagacaTAAATAATATTGCTTGCCATATTCGGCCTTGAGCTTTCTTTTATGCTCGATTGTCAAGTAGAAAGACTGGTCATGGATCGGATGAATCACCTAAATGGGAGAGAACATTTAATTTCCATTTCAACTAGAAAGAAACTATTCAGCATCCAAACGACCAGAATAGTATCTACCTGTTCTACAGAGGAACAGTAGGTATGCCTAAACTCCCTAGAATGCCTTCTAAGATATTCTTGCAGCTTCTCAGAATCTTCTCTTCGGAAAATGTCCCATAGAGCACCTCCATCTAGAAGTTCATGCTCTGACTTATCAACAGATGCAAATAGTGTCATATCAACAGTATACAattcttcttttatatcttgctcCAAATGTTGCTTTTTCAACTTTTTTATGGCAGAAAGCTGACTATCAAGAAGAGCTACTTCTGCTGTATGTGTCAGAACATTAACCTGAAATTCAGATTCAGACAATGCATATAAGAGTTCATATTTGAGATGGATTCAGTGTCTAATTGATCCTAAGGAATAGTGAGAAAAATTAGTGAGGTTAAGAAGGCAGTAGCATAATCTATTCAGATATAAGCACAATTTCAGCATAGGATTTAAACACATCAATCAGTTAGATTGGTGAACAGCTGAAATTTCAAACTATATAAACAAAAATATTTACCATTAGTACATAGTGAAACAATTGTCCCATTCGAATGAATAATGACAGAAAATGATCAATGCCAAGAAAAATACAGCTTCAAgaataaagaaacaaaaatatttcaattgaaCTCTTAATGAACAGGCAAAAACAAGATGTTTAGACTTGATAAACAAATGGCAACAAAAATGGCCAATTTTATGGGGGAAAAAAAGGTACAAGCATCATATCCGTCAAATGATTGAAGAACTTACAGCATCAGACATGTCACAGTGAAGCTTGGTGACAGAATCACCTCTTCCCAATTCTTCATTGACTCCATAGGCTATGTACGTTTTGGGACCTAAATCAGGCTTGATCACATCCATTGGCAGCTTTGTAGCAAGATTAAGATAGCCAACTGTAGGATCTGTATATTCAGGAAACGGCAAGGCTGAAATAAATTCAGCACCATGACGTGGCAAGCGTTCCTCAAAGGAATTAGCTGGAGGCCAATCCTTAAGTTTGAGCATCTCAGGCCACCCATTTTTGTGTTTGCGACCTTTAGTATAACCGGTGAAGAATTGGTGGATATTAATCTCCACCTGCAAAATATACAATTCAACATTCAGATTGCTTGTAtgacaaacaaaaaaaatctcaGAGAGAAGATTATTTATGCAGTATTAGCAAGTAACTAATTGTGACAAGAATAACTAAAAACTATTTCTAAGCAATGCATTTGAGACTACATGTAAAAGAAGGATTTACAAACTCTGGCGACCATTTAGGTAAGATGGTGAGAATAAAAGAATTCATTGCTTCTCAGTCTACAAATAAAATATGTAGGTTGTAAAATAATTCACTTTTTAGAAGCAATCAAATAGCAAAATGATCACTAAGGCATTAGGTTCATTTTTTATTTAAGAATCAAAGATCAGATAAAATAATTTCCTTGACTAAAAATATCAGGAATGGGAATTTGAACTGACCTCACATAAATCCAAGCAGTCAATTGCCTTCACAGTAAGTCTCTCAGAAGCCCTCTTAGATAGTTTTTTTTCTCGTAATGCTCGCCACATGACCATAGGCTCCCAGCTCAATCCAGATGTGATCCCAAGCACATCTCTGACAATAACAGGCTGACCTTTAAGCCAGTGCTTCTGGAAATGCTCTAGTTCACCTTGTTGAGTAACACTTGCTGGAGGGCAGTACAAGTAGTTATCATCTGAGCTCTCACGACTTGCTGCTTTTCGCAGCAACCCACTGCTAGAACTAATCTGTCCAGGTGCTTTGAAACATAAGCACTGACAGGAATTATCATGGGATTCTGCAAAGTGACTGCAAAGAATCGCCTTAACTTTTTTCTCAAGAACACTAAGGAAATTTTCCTGAAACAAACACTTCAGCTGCAAATGGACAGAACCACAACCTCCAAATTCTTTAGGTGGGCAAGGAATGCTGCCATCCTTGTTTGGCGTCCATTCTTTTACAGATTGATTGTCTTTAGAGGATTTTTTTCTGCTTGAAAAACTTCCACTCATTTTGCCACCATGGATGTAAGCACTGCCTCTATCCTGATAGGGCAAAATGATTTTTCCAAGACCACCAGGAAGATAACCATCACGAAGTTCTCGACAGCAGCTAAGGCATAGGTCCAGCAAACAGTTTGAACAGCTTCTATGGAAATCAACTATTGATGTCCTGCAGATGTTACTGTTCAAGACAACACATATGAACGGATTTTAAGAGCCTGACTTCAAAGAGAATCTAATTTTGACTATGGTACAAGTTTCTACCAGAACATGCGTTCATCCTTTGCACACTTGGTCCTTTGTACCTTTATTTCATTTGGCAAAGAATCTGGTCAAAACTCCATAAATGTTACGAAAACTATTTTTATTGGAGAAACAACTAAAGTATAATAAAACAGTACTACCTTGAATCTTAGCTTCAATTTCTTTCTCTACATCTTGCTCTTGAAGCATCTCTTTCAACCATGGAAGCAATAAATGCAGAGTGTAGagttgaaatttgattttatcagCCTCATTGATCACATTTCTTGTAGGCTGCAGCATTTAACAGAAAATTAAGATACTATAGAAGAACAAATTGCAAAAGCAAAAGCTACTGCTAGAGAAAGTACAGCCACCAGAAGCAAACCTTGGTTAGACTTATCATTCGCAAGCATGCCTTGCAGTTGCAATTTCCACGACAAAATGGACACTCAGCTGCAATATCGGCCTCTGTCAAATGGGGATACCTATACATCACAAACAGAATGCAAAAATTAAGAGAAATAATTAAAATGTTGCTCAGCTGCAACATTGGCCTCTATCAAATGGGGATACCTATACATCACAAACCAAATGCAGAAATTAAGAGAGCTAAGTGAAATGTTGTTCTGAATTTTCACGCTGCTACCAAAGATGTAAGCCAGTCAAGTACTATGAATTAAAGTTCACAAATCCTACGAAAGACTGCAGAATTGCTTTTTTATTTAAACAACAAAAAGTCACAGACACCCACCAGTGGCTAATGCAAGGTATGCAGAATCGCTTCTTGTCGCATGAAGTGCACCATACAACTCTGCCTTTATCATTCCTTTGGCATTGATGGCACATAAGTGCATCGCTGCCAATTAATTTCTTCTTTTTGATGCCCTGACAAAAAAGAAATCAATAAGACTTTTTTTGTCACAAAAAGGTGAATATATATGAGAAGACAACGAGAAAAAAATAGGGTTTGCTTAAGAACAAATTGCCTCTAGATAATTCTCATTTTGTACAACCCTCCTGGAGTTGGATTTACTGATGGTATCCTCCATCTCGGTTTTCCTGCTAAGTTTTTTCTCCTTGTTCATGTTTGTTCTCTTTCGTTTGTTTCCAGTATTCAAT from Zingiber officinale cultivar Zhangliang chromosome 6B, Zo_v1.1, whole genome shotgun sequence carries:
- the LOC121992370 gene encoding lysine-specific demethylase JMJ25-like; translated protein: MGAEESPGHPRTSGCSDHCGQHNDYKMGGDSNPTHSSKKPKEPEVGRAFEPSSCSGSSEIQSRKLDRDVNYAEDASEEEDEYCEEKRLNTGNKRKRTNMNKEKKLSRKTEMEDTISKSNSRRVVQNENYLEGIKKKKLIGSDALMCHQCQRNDKGRVVWCTSCDKKRFCIPCISHWYPHLTEADIAAECPFCRGNCNCKACLRMISLTKPTRNVINEADKIKFQLYTLHLLLPWLKEMLQEQDVEKEIEAKIQDSLPNEIKVQRTKCAKDERMFCNICRTSIVDFHRSCSNCLLDLCLSCCRELRDGYLPGGLGKIILPYQDRGSAYIHGGKMSGSFSSRKKSSKDNQSVKEWTPNKDGSIPCPPKEFGGCGSVHLQLKCLFQENFLSVLEKKVKAILCSHFAESHDNSCQCLCFKAPGQISSSSGLLRKAASRESSDDNYLYCPPASVTQQGELEHFQKHWLKGQPVIVRDVLGITSGLSWEPMVMWRALREKKLSKRASERLTVKAIDCLDLCEVEINIHQFFTGYTKGRKHKNGWPEMLKLKDWPPANSFEERLPRHGAEFISALPFPEYTDPTVGYLNLATKLPMDVIKPDLGPKTYIAYGVNEELGRGDSVTKLHCDMSDAVNVLTHTAEVALLDSQLSAIKKLKKQHLEQDIKEELYTVDMTLFASVDKSEHELLDGGALWDIFRREDSEKLQEYLRRHSREFRHTYCSSVEQVIHPIHDQSFYLTIEHKRKLKAEYGIEPWTFVQKLGEAVFIPAGCPHQVRNLKSCIKVALDFVSPENIRECIHLTEEYRTLPEEHRAKEDKLEIKKMALHTLNQVVKEFKEFNP